Proteins from one Candidatus Margulisiibacteriota bacterium genomic window:
- a CDS encoding linear amide C-N hydrolase — translation MKKTLFVLLAAVLALPALACSDFLLNNSGSQVVSARTMDFGLELQAQVVVVPRGEKCVSALSETDTYMKWTSKYGFVGTNVAHLPAFTDGLNEKGLSIGTLWLTATKYPDVSKVDRSKVIQIGDVAHWILGSFATVDEVKLALTKTVVTGVPYKQMNNMLLPLHLAIHDRNKKSLVVEFVGGKWQIYDNPYNVMTNDPPFPEMVKTLARYNKLNNDRGGMLGLPGDSLPPSRFARIYVLNKFVARSRNAREAVNNARHILDRVTLVNGEVKNSITEYGLVRDHKNLVYYVIDDENTNLRAIDLKKLDFKPGAKQSATPIAADNWFVPANGELTPLL, via the coding sequence ATGAAAAAAACATTGTTCGTTCTGCTGGCCGCGGTCTTGGCCCTGCCCGCCCTCGCCTGTTCCGACTTCCTGCTTAATAATTCCGGTTCCCAGGTGGTCTCCGCCCGGACAATGGACTTTGGTCTCGAACTGCAGGCGCAGGTCGTGGTCGTCCCCCGCGGCGAGAAGTGCGTTTCCGCCCTCTCGGAGACCGACACTTACATGAAGTGGACGTCAAAGTACGGTTTTGTCGGGACCAACGTCGCCCACCTCCCCGCTTTTACCGATGGCTTGAACGAGAAAGGGTTATCAATCGGGACCCTTTGGCTGACGGCGACCAAATATCCCGACGTCTCCAAAGTTGACCGGAGCAAAGTGATCCAGATCGGCGACGTCGCCCACTGGATACTTGGCAGTTTTGCCACCGTCGACGAGGTCAAACTGGCGTTAACAAAAACGGTCGTCACCGGCGTGCCGTATAAACAGATGAATAACATGCTCCTGCCGCTCCATCTGGCGATTCACGACCGGAACAAGAAGAGCCTGGTCGTCGAGTTCGTCGGCGGCAAGTGGCAGATCTACGATAATCCGTACAACGTCATGACCAACGACCCGCCGTTCCCGGAGATGGTCAAAACCCTGGCCCGGTACAATAAACTGAACAACGACCGGGGCGGTATGCTCGGTTTACCGGGCGACTCGCTCCCGCCGAGCCGTTTTGCCCGGATCTATGTTTTAAACAAGTTCGTCGCCCGGTCCAGGAATGCCCGCGAGGCGGTCAATAACGCCAGGCATATCCTCGATCGGGTAACGCTGGTCAACGGGGAAGTGAAGAACAGCATCACCGAATACGGCCTGGTCCGCGACCATAAGAACCTCGTTTATTACGTGATCGACGATGAAAATACCAACCTAAGGGCCATCGACCTGAAGAAGCTTGACTTCAAACCGGGCGCGAAACAATCGGCAACGCCGATCGCGGCCGACAACTGGTTCGTCCCGGCCAACGGTGAATTAACGCCGTTATTATAA
- a CDS encoding flavodoxin family protein, protein MKTLLICASYHHQNTLKVARAIAEVLGAKIAAPADVDPTSLAGYDLIGFGSGVYDSKFHVGILDLVARLPELKGKKAFVFSTNTFGLKLFNDRFKPLLAQKGFAVIGDFTCPGFIDFSFIKYFFGGISKGRPNEKDIQNAREFAKQLLK, encoded by the coding sequence ATGAAAACGTTACTAATCTGCGCTTCCTACCATCACCAGAACACGCTAAAGGTCGCCCGGGCGATAGCCGAGGTCCTGGGTGCGAAGATCGCGGCGCCGGCGGATGTTGATCCGACCTCCCTAGCCGGCTACGACCTGATCGGGTTCGGTTCCGGGGTTTACGACAGCAAATTCCATGTCGGCATCCTGGACCTGGTCGCCAGGCTGCCCGAGCTAAAAGGGAAAAAGGCCTTTGTTTTTTCCACCAACACGTTCGGTTTGAAACTTTTTAACGACCGGTTCAAACCGCTGTTGGCACAAAAGGGGTTTGCGGTGATCGGTGATTTTACCTGCCCGGGGTTTATCGACTTCAGTTTCATCAAGTACTTTTTCGGCGGCATCAGCAAGGGCCGGCCGAACGAAAAGGATATCCAAAACGCGCGGGAATTTGCTAAGCAGCTTCTCAAATAA
- a CDS encoding ORF6N domain-containing protein → MNELVPLERIESKIYLIRGQKVMLDRDLAALYGVATKVLKQAVNRNLDRFPEDFMFELDRKEFDDWRSQFVTSNADRMGLRWRPYAFTEQGVAMLSSVLNSERAIQVNIQIMRAFVKFKQALFFHKELALKLDLLEERFGKRLDKHEREIGAIFEAIRKMLIVEERPKKRIGFI, encoded by the coding sequence ATGAACGAACTTGTCCCGCTTGAGCGGATCGAAAGCAAAATATACTTGATCAGGGGACAAAAGGTGATGCTGGATCGGGATCTGGCCGCCCTGTATGGAGTGGCGACTAAAGTGCTAAAACAAGCGGTAAATAGGAATCTGGACCGGTTTCCAGAGGACTTCATGTTTGAACTTGATCGGAAAGAGTTCGATGATTGGAGGTCACAATTTGTGACCTCCAACGCGGATAGGATGGGGTTGCGGTGGCGCCCTTACGCCTTTACCGAACAAGGCGTCGCAATGCTTTCATCGGTCCTTAATAGCGAACGGGCAATACAGGTTAATATTCAGATCATGCGGGCGTTTGTGAAGTTCAAACAGGCGCTATTTTTCCATAAGGAACTGGCGCTGAAGCTCGACCTATTGGAAGAGCGGTTTGGCAAACGATTGGATAAGCATGAGCGGGAGATCGGCGCGATCTTTGAAGCGATCCGCAAAATGTTGATCGTGGAAGAGAGGCCAAAGAAGCGAATAGGGTTTATTTGA
- a CDS encoding serine hydrolase domain-containing protein, with the protein MNNKLFILGLAAILGLSLLSGCSTSSSGPGQYQPYLNALLAAEWANYSAGKANFGGGLAMYIISPKGSFYVSANMPGGTADTHFRGASTTKSYTAAAIMLLHQQGKLNIDDLITANIPGSTEPYVPNTANYNIPNKNAITIKLLLNHRAGVWDITNQDIPSTETEPYAGYNYLDYVKGIDPEHTFTCDELVGVVATCELCNFTPSASYEYSDTGYSLLGKIIERVSGLRYDQFMQANLLIPNGLTKTSFPYLGTDRTIPTPFETGYQYLSGALTDVTVDNMSGHLAEGNVITTPADLAKWMRALIEGTAGLNAATVGLMTTEATARNYGLGIFRIPGLGYGHNGAHNGYLTTALCDPVQDVTVVMSASVINWNDLAGEMACLYNTSRAVKNLLGYSTAEGY; encoded by the coding sequence ATGAATAACAAATTATTTATTCTGGGCCTGGCCGCGATCCTTGGTCTCTCGCTCCTCTCCGGTTGCAGCACCAGCAGCTCCGGGCCCGGCCAGTACCAGCCGTACCTTAATGCCTTACTGGCGGCCGAGTGGGCGAACTATAGCGCGGGGAAAGCGAACTTTGGCGGCGGTTTGGCGATGTACATCATTTCCCCCAAAGGGAGTTTCTACGTGTCGGCCAACATGCCGGGCGGGACCGCGGACACCCATTTCCGCGGGGCCAGTACTACTAAGAGTTATACCGCGGCGGCCATTATGCTCCTCCATCAGCAGGGGAAGCTGAATATCGACGACCTGATCACCGCTAACATCCCCGGCTCGACCGAACCATATGTCCCGAACACCGCCAATTATAATATCCCCAACAAGAACGCAATCACGATCAAGCTGCTCCTCAACCACCGGGCCGGCGTGTGGGACATCACTAACCAGGATATTCCTTCCACGGAAACCGAGCCGTATGCCGGGTATAACTACCTCGATTACGTCAAGGGAATCGATCCGGAGCATACATTCACCTGTGACGAGCTGGTCGGGGTCGTGGCAACCTGTGAACTATGCAATTTTACCCCCAGCGCTTCTTACGAATACAGCGATACCGGCTATTCCCTGCTCGGTAAGATCATCGAGCGGGTTTCCGGCCTGCGCTACGATCAGTTCATGCAGGCAAACCTGTTAATACCGAACGGCTTGACCAAGACCAGTTTCCCTTACCTGGGGACGGACCGAACTATCCCCACTCCGTTCGAGACCGGGTACCAGTACCTGTCCGGCGCCCTGACCGACGTCACGGTCGATAACATGTCCGGCCATTTGGCTGAAGGGAACGTGATCACCACGCCGGCCGACCTGGCTAAGTGGATGAGAGCGCTGATCGAAGGAACAGCGGGCTTGAACGCCGCGACCGTCGGCCTGATGACGACCGAAGCCACGGCCAGGAACTACGGCCTGGGGATCTTTAGGATACCGGGGCTTGGTTACGGTCATAACGGGGCGCATAACGGATATTTAACGACCGCGCTCTGCGATCCGGTCCAGGATGTGACGGTCGTCATGTCCGCCTCCGTCATCAACTGGAACGACCTGGCGGGCGAAATGGCCTGTCTCTATAACACCAGCCGCGCGGTCAAGAACCTGCTCGGCTATTCCACCGCCGAAGGATACTGA
- a CDS encoding DUF6790 family protein — MIWLICLALVAIFSTVNIVWSKKPRTAANIIEIILLYLLVFQVGVMGLLAYINHVWNGAAIAALIGWPAGSPFQYEVGMMNLGQGVLGILCIWFRKDFWLATAIVASITMVGCGVGHVREIIYNNNWSPYNAGLGIWIETVLMPIALLTLVSILRRWNSRAGS; from the coding sequence TTGATCTGGTTAATTTGTCTGGCTCTGGTTGCCATCTTCTCGACCGTTAATATTGTTTGGTCCAAGAAACCCCGGACGGCGGCGAATATCATTGAGATCATCCTGCTTTATCTATTGGTTTTCCAGGTCGGGGTCATGGGCCTGCTGGCTTATATTAACCATGTGTGGAACGGGGCGGCGATCGCCGCGCTGATCGGTTGGCCGGCCGGCAGCCCGTTCCAGTACGAGGTCGGGATGATGAACTTGGGCCAGGGCGTGCTTGGGATCCTCTGTATCTGGTTCCGGAAAGATTTCTGGCTGGCGACCGCGATCGTTGCTTCGATTACGATGGTCGGCTGCGGCGTTGGTCACGTGCGGGAGATCATCTACAACAACAACTGGTCGCCGTATAACGCCGGCCTCGGCATCTGGATCGAGACTGTTCTGATGCCTATCGCCCTCTTAACGCTGGTCAGTATCCTTCGGCGGTGGAATAGCCGAGCAGGTTCTTGA
- a CDS encoding SDR family oxidoreductase has product MDKKTILLTGASQGIGKETALLFQARGWNVAATMRQPGKSALPGIFCPALDVTEPETIEAAVAATIARFGGIDVLLNNAGYGAVGPFEAATREQIVRQYETNLFGLMAVTRAVLPHFRQRRNGLIINVTSVAGRTTFPLYTLYNSTKWAVEGFSEALRFELEPLNIKVKVVEPAGIKTEFSHSSADILVDPKLTDYEPFIARVKPWIEQMDKGGHPPREAAEVIYRAASDNRNKFRYVVGTDGKFLLFLKRLLPDNWVFAFSKMLFVKGASR; this is encoded by the coding sequence ATGGACAAGAAAACCATTTTGCTCACTGGCGCTTCGCAAGGAATCGGCAAAGAAACGGCCCTCCTCTTCCAGGCGCGCGGCTGGAACGTGGCGGCGACGATGCGCCAGCCGGGGAAAAGCGCCCTGCCGGGGATCTTTTGCCCGGCGCTCGACGTCACGGAACCGGAAACGATCGAGGCGGCGGTCGCCGCGACGATCGCCAGGTTCGGCGGGATCGACGTCTTATTGAACAACGCCGGCTACGGCGCGGTCGGTCCTTTTGAGGCGGCGACCCGGGAGCAGATCGTGCGCCAGTACGAGACGAACCTGTTCGGTTTAATGGCAGTTACCAGAGCGGTCCTTCCCCATTTCCGTCAGCGCCGGAATGGCCTGATCATCAACGTCACTTCGGTCGCCGGGCGGACGACTTTCCCGCTCTACACGCTTTACAATTCGACCAAATGGGCGGTGGAAGGTTTTTCCGAAGCGCTCCGTTTTGAGCTGGAACCGTTAAATATCAAGGTGAAGGTCGTCGAGCCGGCGGGGATCAAGACCGAGTTCAGCCACTCCTCGGCCGATATTCTGGTCGACCCCAAGCTGACCGATTACGAGCCCTTTATCGCCCGGGTCAAACCGTGGATCGAGCAGATGGATAAGGGCGGCCACCCGCCCCGGGAAGCGGCCGAGGTGATCTACCGCGCGGCCTCCGACAACCGCAACAAGTTCCGCTACGTGGTCGGAACGGACGGCAAATTCCTTTTGTTCCTGAAACGCCTGCTGCCCGACAACTGGGTCTTCGCTTTCTCGAAAATGCTGTTCGTTAAAGGAGCTTCCCGATGA
- the rsgA gene encoding ribosome small subunit-dependent GTPase A has product MPDQDLTARVVAQYRGKYRVRSGAAECWAEVTGKMMFSAAAKTDYPVVGDLVIISELEPGHAVIREILSRRTILSRKAAGQDDVQPIAANIDVAFVVQAVDRDFNLNRLERYLTIVKAGKIEPVIVLNKSDLASEEELADKVAQLKERFRDIEIVTTSAADGSGIAGLRQAISKGKVYCFVGSSGVGKSSLINELLGQELLKTKMISASTKKGRHATTHRELFVLKNGGMVIDNPGIREVGLAQVGEAVADVFSDISAIAKACKFADCTHDHEPGCAVLAAVRSGELSEAKYQNYLKLKKESAHYDLSSLERKQKERSFGRMLKNYKKQAG; this is encoded by the coding sequence ATGCCAGATCAGGATCTAACCGCCCGGGTCGTCGCCCAGTATCGGGGTAAATACCGCGTCAGAAGCGGCGCCGCCGAGTGCTGGGCCGAAGTGACCGGCAAAATGATGTTCTCCGCCGCAGCCAAGACCGATTATCCGGTCGTTGGCGATCTGGTCATAATATCAGAGTTGGAGCCCGGCCATGCGGTGATCCGGGAAATATTGTCCCGCAGAACTATTCTGTCCCGTAAAGCTGCGGGCCAGGATGATGTACAGCCGATCGCGGCTAATATAGATGTGGCTTTTGTGGTCCAGGCGGTTGACCGGGACTTCAATCTGAACCGGTTGGAGCGGTATTTGACGATCGTTAAAGCGGGCAAGATCGAGCCGGTCATTGTGCTGAACAAAAGCGATCTGGCGTCAGAAGAGGAATTAGCGGACAAAGTCGCGCAGCTCAAAGAGCGATTCCGGGATATCGAGATCGTCACGACCAGCGCGGCCGACGGCTCCGGGATCGCCGGATTGCGTCAAGCCATCAGCAAAGGAAAGGTCTATTGTTTTGTCGGATCTTCCGGGGTGGGCAAGTCATCGCTTATTAACGAGTTGCTGGGCCAAGAGCTGTTAAAGACGAAAATGATCAGCGCCTCCACCAAAAAGGGGAGACATGCCACCACTCACCGTGAACTGTTTGTCCTTAAAAACGGCGGCATGGTCATCGATAATCCGGGGATCAGGGAGGTTGGCTTGGCTCAGGTAGGCGAAGCGGTGGCGGATGTTTTCAGTGATATCTCTGCGATAGCTAAGGCTTGTAAATTTGCCGATTGCACCCACGACCACGAACCGGGTTGCGCCGTTCTGGCTGCGGTCCGCTCCGGGGAATTAAGCGAGGCCAAGTATCAGAACTATCTTAAGCTGAAAAAGGAATCCGCTCATTATGATCTATCGAGCCTGGAAAGGAAGCAGAAAGAGCGCAGTTTTGGGCGAATGCTCAAGAACTATAAGAAGCAAGCTGGCTAA
- a CDS encoding copper resistance protein NlpE, with the protein MNKWLGLALILLIVICLGLGFFFINRKEPGTTYEGVLPGADCAGLKTELTLYQDGTYFLKETYLATRDGDKTFTSAGKWQTVKFGKYEIIQLNYNKPQEIYNFRQKDADHLVVVDKELKMIDCPMNLTLSRKK; encoded by the coding sequence ATGAATAAATGGCTTGGCCTCGCGTTGATCTTGCTGATCGTGATTTGCCTCGGCTTGGGGTTTTTCTTTATTAACCGGAAAGAGCCGGGGACAACCTACGAGGGCGTCCTCCCCGGCGCCGATTGCGCGGGCTTAAAGACCGAGCTGACTTTGTACCAGGACGGCACTTATTTCTTGAAGGAAACCTATCTGGCGACGCGGGACGGGGACAAAACATTCACTTCCGCCGGTAAGTGGCAGACGGTCAAGTTCGGTAAGTACGAGATCATCCAGTTGAACTACAACAAACCGCAAGAGATCTACAACTTCCGCCAAAAAGACGCCGATCATCTTGTCGTTGTCGATAAAGAGCTAAAAATGATCGATTGTCCGATGAATTTGACGTTGAGCAGAAAGAAATAA
- a CDS encoding recombinase family protein produces MVRVAIYIRISAEKEDREDRSLDTQQLRCIEWCKHQFPSGFDHEVFSDICSGTIEINNRESGKLLIKKLKEFDYIVVNRLDRMFRNVADCSEKLKVYKQQDVKFVSLSEHIDTSNAIGDLLVNIVSSIAQFEAKLDGERIRETNAATAASGRWTGGQYAPYGYDYDKDDKDNKGLKINSDESSTIKMIFRWFTKDLLSGRAIADKLNAMKVFTKAGKMWMSQRVLAVIRNPIYTGKIAYGRRRPVLSTTRSDKRWWKQAESKDWQIAKGLHKPIIDEEEFRTAQKMLGERKKTASFSRLKRYHLLTGLIRCGLCGYSMGVKTCRSTPKHPRKTSFSTYYCRGYLYGGKHYCKGVNANYKRLNDAVVQAVKENIEGTTFVDEFNEHLKSRKKKEIVDIEPYVKRLNEKYSKQIEMYENGLITLDQLKQRKEALDKEKADLFQSSKNETKQAVSIGKMKKFTSIWRKMTDVKRKMFLRELIEVIIVKKDRAVIKFKHLKLNGWETEKIIHGY; encoded by the coding sequence TTGGTAAGGGTTGCAATATATATAAGAATATCTGCTGAAAAAGAGGATCGCGAGGATCGGTCTTTGGATACCCAACAGCTGCGATGTATTGAATGGTGTAAACATCAATTTCCATCAGGCTTTGATCACGAAGTCTTTTCTGATATTTGTTCGGGCACAATTGAAATCAACAACAGAGAATCGGGGAAGCTGCTAATAAAGAAGCTTAAAGAGTTCGATTATATTGTTGTTAACCGACTTGACCGGATGTTCAGAAATGTTGCTGATTGTAGCGAAAAGCTAAAGGTATATAAACAGCAGGACGTAAAGTTCGTTTCTCTTTCGGAGCATATAGATACTTCTAATGCTATCGGAGATCTTTTAGTCAACATTGTCTCATCAATCGCACAATTTGAAGCTAAATTAGATGGGGAAAGAATAAGGGAGACTAATGCGGCAACAGCAGCTTCTGGTAGATGGACAGGAGGGCAATATGCGCCTTATGGTTATGACTATGATAAAGACGATAAGGATAATAAAGGGCTAAAGATCAATAGTGATGAGTCATCAACGATCAAAATGATATTTCGTTGGTTTACAAAAGACTTATTGAGCGGAAGGGCGATCGCCGACAAGTTAAATGCGATGAAAGTGTTCACTAAGGCCGGCAAAATGTGGATGAGCCAAAGAGTCTTAGCAGTTATAAGGAATCCGATCTACACCGGTAAAATTGCTTATGGTAGACGAAGGCCTGTTTTAAGTACTACGAGAAGCGACAAGAGATGGTGGAAACAAGCAGAATCAAAAGACTGGCAAATAGCTAAGGGATTACATAAGCCGATAATTGATGAAGAGGAATTCAGAACGGCTCAAAAGATGCTGGGAGAAAGGAAAAAGACCGCATCTTTTAGTCGGCTCAAAAGGTATCATCTTTTAACCGGGCTAATCCGTTGTGGTTTGTGTGGCTATTCAATGGGAGTTAAAACATGTAGATCAACCCCTAAGCACCCCAGGAAGACGTCATTTAGCACATATTACTGTCGTGGATATCTTTATGGGGGGAAACATTACTGTAAAGGTGTTAATGCTAATTATAAGCGATTAAATGATGCTGTTGTTCAAGCGGTAAAAGAGAATATTGAGGGGACAACTTTTGTTGATGAGTTTAATGAGCACCTCAAAAGCAGGAAAAAGAAAGAAATTGTCGACATTGAGCCATATGTTAAGCGGCTCAATGAGAAATATAGCAAGCAAATTGAGATGTATGAAAATGGATTAATTACTCTGGATCAGCTAAAACAAAGAAAAGAGGCTTTGGATAAAGAGAAGGCAGACCTGTTCCAATCATCAAAGAATGAAACCAAGCAAGCCGTCTCAATAGGTAAAATGAAAAAATTCACATCAATCTGGAGAAAGATGACTGACGTAAAGCGCAAGATGTTCTTACGAGAATTGATCGAGGTAATAATCGTAAAGAAGGATAGGGCGGTGATTAAATTCAAGCATTTAAAGCTAAATGGATGGGAAACAGAGAAAATAATTCATGGCTATTAA
- a CDS encoding EamA family transporter — MRHLLTWMFIYTLVMALGQIFLKLGMSKMAGFSLQSTKDAFLILPGLLRSPYILLGAGLMAASFVLWLFILSWFRLSLVFPLTALTYVFVVLLSYFMLGEKLLSQNYAGIVLIAFGIFFLLYK; from the coding sequence ATGCGGCATTTATTGACCTGGATGTTTATTTATACTTTGGTCATGGCTTTAGGCCAGATATTCCTGAAACTGGGAATGAGCAAAATGGCCGGCTTTTCGCTGCAAAGCACCAAAGACGCTTTTCTAATCTTGCCGGGCTTGTTAAGAAGTCCCTACATATTGCTGGGCGCCGGACTGATGGCCGCTTCCTTTGTTCTCTGGCTGTTCATTCTCTCCTGGTTCAGATTAAGCCTGGTTTTTCCCTTGACCGCCCTGACTTACGTCTTTGTCGTTCTGCTCTCCTATTTTATGCTTGGGGAAAAGTTGTTAAGCCAAAATTACGCGGGCATCGTCCTGATCGCTTTCGGGATCTTCTTTCTGCTCTACAAATAA